A region from the Marinitoga sp. 38H-ov genome encodes:
- a CDS encoding ABC transporter permease — translation MAEEIKNEQQQQDVFEKQFLSTPQLVWRALKRHKFGLVAMWILLILYIFALFADFLSPMDYRVQHIQFKYAPPMKVFWKDETGKLAGPHVYLYKRVKDPVTFQSTYKEATYFDNFKVYDDFSGVETTLKVGEYNPDYESTVTNYQFVLSYNTIAVTNDGKEYNILTESKTEPLVTFEELGIKDKIINKNEEGFLNIDQIPLLKGENVLLSVEDRGIASTFYFEENYKTKSNLERYNLKPEDIKEFRKYVSLDVIEVETEDDFYEFYPENILGVNLKKFNLKFFTKGWEYKWLGFIPGNIHLFGVEKSKLPYFAEDYASKDGIIYLWGADKFGRDMISRLLFGSRVSLTIGLLGIAITFTIGLMLGGVAGYFGGWIDEILMRFTEILMSIPSFYLLVSLSAILPSELSPSIKYILIIVILSFIGWPGMTRVIRGMTLGLKETEFIQAAVALGYPSRKIIWKHLLPNTATYVIVSATLSIPGYILGEAGLSFLGLGIREPSASWGLMLSQAQNITALTNYPWLLLPGLFIFITVLAFNLFGDAIRDALDPRALGH, via the coding sequence ATGGCTGAAGAAATTAAAAATGAACAACAACAACAAGATGTTTTTGAAAAACAATTTTTATCTACCCCTCAATTAGTATGGAGAGCGTTAAAAAGACATAAATTTGGTCTTGTTGCTATGTGGATATTACTTATATTATATATTTTTGCATTATTTGCAGATTTTCTTTCACCAATGGATTATAGGGTTCAACATATACAATTTAAATATGCTCCTCCAATGAAAGTTTTTTGGAAAGATGAAACAGGAAAACTTGCAGGGCCTCATGTTTATTTATACAAAAGAGTTAAAGATCCAGTAACTTTCCAAAGTACATATAAGGAAGCAACTTATTTTGATAATTTTAAAGTATACGATGATTTTTCAGGTGTAGAGACAACATTAAAAGTAGGAGAATATAACCCAGATTATGAATCTACAGTTACAAATTATCAATTTGTATTGAGCTATAATACAATTGCTGTGACAAATGATGGAAAAGAGTACAATATTTTAACAGAATCAAAAACAGAACCATTAGTAACTTTTGAAGAATTAGGAATTAAAGATAAGATTATAAATAAAAATGAAGAAGGGTTTTTAAATATTGATCAAATACCTTTATTAAAAGGTGAAAATGTATTATTATCTGTAGAGGATAGAGGTATAGCTTCAACTTTCTATTTTGAAGAAAATTATAAGACAAAATCAAATTTAGAAAGATATAATTTAAAACCAGAAGATATTAAAGAATTTAGAAAATATGTTTCTTTAGATGTAATTGAAGTTGAAACAGAAGATGATTTCTATGAATTTTACCCAGAAAACATTTTAGGAGTTAATTTGAAGAAATTTAACCTTAAATTCTTTACTAAAGGTTGGGAATATAAATGGTTAGGATTTATTCCTGGAAATATTCATTTATTTGGTGTTGAAAAAAGTAAATTACCATATTTTGCAGAGGATTATGCATCTAAAGACGGTATTATCTACTTATGGGGTGCAGATAAGTTCGGTAGAGATATGATTAGTAGATTATTATTTGGTAGTAGAGTTTCATTGACAATTGGTTTATTAGGTATTGCTATTACATTTACAATTGGTTTAATGCTAGGTGGAGTAGCTGGATACTTTGGTGGTTGGATTGATGAGATATTAATGAGATTTACAGAAATATTAATGTCTATTCCAAGTTTCTATTTATTAGTATCATTAAGTGCTATATTACCTTCTGAATTATCACCATCAATAAAATATATTTTAATTATAGTTATATTATCTTTTATTGGATGGCCTGGTATGACAAGGGTTATTAGAGGTATGACACTCGGTTTAAAAGAAACAGAATTTATTCAAGCAGCTGTTGCTTTAGGTTATCCATCAAGAAAAATTATATGGAAACATTTATTACCTAATACAGCAACATATGTTATTGTTTCTGCTACATTATCAATACCAGGATATATACTTGGTGAAGCTGGATTGAGTTTCTTAGGGTTAGGTATTAGAGAACCCTCAGCTAGTTGGGGACTTATGTTATCTCAAGCACAAAATATCACAGCTTTAACAAATTATCCATGGTTATTATTACCAGGATTATTTATATTCATTACAGTTCTTGCATTTAATTTATTTGGTGATGCTATAAGGGATGCTTTGGATCCAAGAGCATTAGGACATTAA
- a CDS encoding ABC transporter substrate-binding protein, which yields MKKFLVLLLVFVSALAVFAEEVDWAIEDVAGKPGGTLFLDTTSGPKTMNPAWAQETSSTDIIGWVLDTLVHSSNKGLAELPGLAKEFSAKVTEDGKTVYTYVLRKGLKWSDGEPLTVDDVIWSFEKIWFDENMTANGNAGYMDSNDELPSIVRVDDYTVQFIYNSKFRRGHESIGWTEILPKHVLEPYYNEGKFQEAWSLAELDKVVGSGPFVLKEYKEGVRVVLEKNPYYYRKDKNGVQLPYLDQIIYIIVKDLNTGRLKFEAGETDIYSPTAEEFPEIRAMAEEKGWIVKQGGPNLGSNFVTFNFNAKDPVKRKWFRNDHFRRAIAYAIDKQTLIDVLYNGLGAALYGPVSPSSGFYNPEVENLGFRYSLARAKRELKDGGFVLKGGKLYDADGNQVKFELTTNAGNNVREEIGNILKENLSKLGIEVNFAPMQFNSLVGKLVSTGDWEAIIIGLTGSVDPASGWNVWRLDGGLHFWNYSPEVKPDMYDDALKADYMVPEYEKRIDEIMRLQVTAVDKDELRKLFDEFQMLVAEHQVLVYTVAQNYLIAYKNTVHIYNPEPNPAAGVLWAGWNIWKDQ from the coding sequence ATGAAGAAGTTTTTAGTCTTATTATTAGTTTTTGTTTCAGCATTAGCAGTATTTGCTGAAGAAGTAGATTGGGCAATTGAAGACGTTGCTGGAAAACCAGGGGGTACATTGTTTTTAGACACAACATCCGGTCCAAAAACAATGAATCCAGCATGGGCACAAGAAACATCATCTACAGATATTATCGGATGGGTATTAGACACATTAGTACATTCTTCTAACAAAGGTTTAGCAGAATTACCAGGATTAGCAAAAGAATTTTCTGCTAAAGTTACAGAAGATGGAAAAACAGTATATACATATGTTTTAAGAAAAGGTTTAAAATGGTCAGATGGTGAACCATTAACAGTTGATGATGTTATTTGGTCATTTGAAAAAATATGGTTTGATGAAAATATGACAGCAAATGGAAATGCTGGTTATATGGATTCAAATGATGAATTACCATCAATAGTTAGGGTAGATGATTATACAGTACAATTTATTTATAACTCAAAATTCAGAAGAGGTCATGAATCAATTGGATGGACAGAAATATTACCAAAACATGTATTAGAACCATATTATAACGAAGGTAAATTCCAAGAAGCTTGGTCATTAGCAGAATTAGATAAAGTAGTTGGTTCAGGTCCATTTGTATTAAAAGAATATAAAGAAGGCGTTAGAGTTGTATTAGAAAAGAACCCTTACTATTATAGAAAAGATAAAAATGGTGTTCAATTACCATATTTAGATCAAATTATATACATAATCGTTAAAGACTTAAATACAGGTAGATTAAAGTTCGAAGCTGGAGAAACAGATATTTATTCTCCAACAGCTGAAGAATTCCCAGAAATTAGAGCAATGGCAGAAGAAAAAGGTTGGATAGTAAAACAAGGTGGACCAAACTTAGGATCAAACTTTGTAACATTTAACTTTAACGCAAAAGATCCTGTAAAGAGAAAATGGTTTAGAAATGATCACTTTAGAAGAGCTATTGCTTATGCTATTGATAAACAAACATTAATTGATGTATTATATAATGGTTTAGGTGCTGCATTATACGGTCCAGTATCACCATCATCAGGATTCTATAATCCAGAAGTAGAAAACTTAGGATTCAGATATTCTTTAGCAAGAGCAAAGAGAGAATTAAAAGATGGTGGCTTTGTATTAAAAGGTGGAAAATTATATGATGCAGATGGAAATCAAGTTAAATTTGAATTAACAACAAATGCAGGTAATAATGTTAGGGAAGAAATTGGTAATATCTTAAAAGAAAACTTATCAAAATTAGGAATTGAAGTTAACTTCGCACCAATGCAATTTAATTCATTAGTTGGAAAATTAGTTTCAACAGGTGATTGGGAAGCAATTATTATTGGTTTAACAGGTTCAGTTGATCCAGCATCAGGATGGAATGTATGGAGATTAGACGGTGGATTACATTTCTGGAATTATTCACCAGAAGTAAAACCAGATATGTACGATGATGCATTAAAAGCAGATTACATGGTACCAGAATATGAAAAGAGAATAGATGAAATTATGAGATTACAAGTTACAGCTGTAGATAAGGATGAATTAAGAAAATTATTTGATGAATTCCAAATGTTAGTTGCAGAACATCAAGTATTAGTATATACAGTTGCACAAAATTATTTAATAGCTTACAAAAATACAGTTCATATATACAACCCAGAACCAAACCCAGCAGCAGGCGTATTATGGGCAGGATGGAATATCTGGAAAGATCAATAA
- a CDS encoding ABC transporter permease codes for MLKYILRRIILSIPVLLGVSIVSFMIISLAPGDFLDSYRLNPAVDAEQVKLLEKNFGLDKSPVVQYFLWLKNMLQGEWGQSFTYQVPVWDLIWRRVGATLLLSITTFIFTWGIGIPLGIYAALHQYSLGDQIVAVIGFIGLSIPNFFFALLFLFFAAKTGGKYFPVGGYISLDYDSFPVWKKFLDIVWHVLGPMITLGTSGLAGTMRIMRGQLLDELKQDYVEFARAKGMPENVVIYKHALRNAINPIITALGFSISGLLGGAVLTENVFGWPGMGQLIIEALLQQDIFVIMADIMLASVLLVVGNLIADILLAAVDPRVRLRLG; via the coding sequence ATGTTAAAGTATATCCTTAGAAGGATTATTCTATCTATTCCCGTTCTACTGGGAGTATCTATTGTTTCATTTATGATTATATCCTTAGCTCCTGGTGATTTTTTAGATTCATATAGGCTAAATCCTGCAGTAGATGCAGAACAAGTAAAATTATTAGAAAAAAACTTTGGTCTTGATAAATCACCAGTTGTTCAATACTTTTTATGGTTAAAAAATATGCTTCAAGGTGAATGGGGACAATCATTCACATATCAAGTTCCTGTATGGGATTTAATTTGGAGAAGAGTTGGAGCAACATTATTATTAAGTATTACAACATTCATTTTTACCTGGGGGATAGGTATCCCGCTGGGTATATATGCAGCATTGCATCAATATAGTTTAGGTGATCAAATAGTAGCAGTTATTGGATTTATAGGATTATCAATTCCTAATTTCTTCTTTGCGTTATTATTTTTATTTTTTGCAGCAAAAACCGGAGGAAAATATTTCCCTGTTGGTGGATACATATCATTAGATTATGATTCATTCCCTGTATGGAAGAAATTTCTAGATATTGTATGGCATGTACTTGGTCCAATGATTACTTTAGGTACATCGGGTCTTGCTGGTACAATGAGAATTATGAGAGGTCAATTACTTGATGAATTAAAACAAGATTATGTTGAATTTGCAAGAGCAAAAGGTATGCCTGAAAATGTTGTTATATATAAACACGCCTTAAGAAATGCTATAAACCCAATAATAACAGCTTTAGGATTTTCCATATCAGGTCTTTTAGGTGGAGCTGTTTTAACAGAAAACGTATTTGGATGGCCAGGTATGGGACAATTAATCATTGAAGCATTATTACAACAAGATATTTTTGTTATAATGGCTGATATTATGTTAGCTTCTGTATTATTAGTTGTTGGTAATTTAATTGCAGATATATTATTAGCAGCAGTTGATCCAAGAGTTCGTTTGAGATTAGGATAA